One genomic window of Cannabis sativa cultivar Pink pepper isolate KNU-18-1 chromosome 2, ASM2916894v1, whole genome shotgun sequence includes the following:
- the LOC115719937 gene encoding uncharacterized protein LOC115719937, which produces MLGNLIVWQSLHKRSYQPRPFGLKEKAFEVELLENDIKKENAAKWEARRNNGENQENKRKHEGNHSNDRDKKGKTVVQNNNNGVKRSYVEFPICRTCNRKHLGECKMKSGVCYNCGQPRHLKKNCPKGQKKENQVAQARVFALTRGEAATSNTVVSGQVSIYGLPCNVLFDFGATHSYIATRIIDSIDKPCDLLRCGIVTELPSGETMLSTRRMREVPIIIKSKELMGNLIELEIKEYDVILRMDWLSSHGAIINCRKKLVVFETKAGSVNFQRSFQKIFPEDLPGLPPDREVEFIIELARGTNPISKAPYRMAPNELKKLKIQLQELLDKGFIRPSNSPWGAPVLFVKKKDGSMRMCMDYRELNKMTIKNKYPLPRIDDLFDQLQGSTVFSKIDLRSGYHQLKVRKEDIPKRAFKTRYGHYEFLVMSFGLTNSPAAFMDMMNRVFKEYLDKFVVVFIDDILIYSKTMEEHKEHLRMTLNRLKENQLYAKFKKCEF; this is translated from the exons ATGCTAGGCAATTTGATCGtctggcaaagtttgcacaagAGATCGTACCAACCGAGGCCCTTCGGGTTAAAAG AAAAAGCTTTTGAAGTTGAGTTGCTTGAAAATGATATAAAGAAGGAGAATGCTGCTAAGTGGGAAGCCCGAAGAAACAATGGAGAAAATCAAGAGAATAAGAGAAAACACGAGGGAAATCACAGTAATGATCGTGATAAAAAGGGGAAAACAGTGgtccaaaataacaacaatgggGTAAAAAGGTCCTATGTCGAATTCCCAATTTGCCGCACATGCAATAGGAAACATCTTGGGGAGTGTAAGATGAAGTCAGGGGTGTGCTACAATTGTGGGCAGCCACGCCATTTGAAGAAAAATTGCCCAAAGGGACAAAAGAAGGAGAACCAAGTCGCTCAAGCTCGAGTGTTTGCTCTCACCAGAGGAGAAGCGGCCACAAGCAACACTGTTGTCTCAGGTCAGGTTTCTATTTACGGATTGCCTTGTAATGTTCTCTTTGATTTTGGAGCTACTCATTCTTATATAGCTACTAGGATAATTGATAGTATAGATAAGCCATGTGACCTACTTAGATGTGGTATTGTGACGGAATTACCCTCGGGAGAAACCATGCTATCAACAAGAAGAATGCGAGAGGTACCTATCATAATCAAAAGCAAAGAACTCATGGGCAACCTAATAGAGCTGGAAATTAAGGAATATGATGTTATACTTAGGATGGATTGGCTATCTAGTCACGGCGCGATAATCAATTGCCGAAAGAAACTGGTCGTTTTTGAAACAAAGGCTGGG TCTGTGAATTTCCAGAGGTCTTTCCAGAAGATCTTTCCAGAAGATCTACCGGGACTACCTCCAGATAGAGAGGTGGAGTTCATCATTGAATTAGCCCGAGGGACTAATCCAATTTCAAAGGCTCCATACAGAATGGCACCTAATGAGTTAAAAAAGCTTAAAATACAACTACAGGAGCTCTTAGACAAAGGGTTCATCAGACCGAGtaactcaccttggggtgcgccGGTActcttcgtcaagaagaaagatggaagtatgaggatgtgcatGGACTACCGTGAGCTCAACAAGATGACCATCAAGAATAAGTACCCTCTGCCAAGGATTGACGATCTCTTTGATCAATTGCAAGGCTCGACTGTGTTCTCAaagatagatctaagatctgggTATCACCAGCTGAAGGTCCGGAAGGAAGACATACCCAAGAGAGCATTCAAAACACGATATGGACACTATGAGTTTTTGGTAATGTCTTTCGGACTAACTAATTCCCCAGCAGCCTTCATGGATAtgatgaatagggtgttcaaggagtACCTAGATAAGTTTGTTGTTGTATTCATTGATGACATTCTTATCTACTCCAAAACTATGGAGGAACATAAGGAACACCTGAGGATGACTCTAAACCGACTTAAGGAGAACCAActatatgccaaattcaagaaatgtgaattctag